GTCAAATCTGGAGCAAAAGACAGTCAAATAAGAGAGTTATTAATGTTTGTTGAAGGAGGTAAAGGAGAAGACACAGTCTTGATGTCATTAACAGGTGATTTTGACCTGAGTGAGATTTCAGTCTTGACAGACAAAATGAGAATTCCTGGTGGAGACGATTTGAAAAAAGCAACCAAAGGTAAAAAGTAACATGAAAATAGTATTATTTTTAATCACGCTGATTGGTAGTTTGGTTTTAGGTAGTTGTAATTCTGAACCTACTTTGCAAAAATACTTTGTTGAAAATACAGAGAACAAAAATTTTATAGCCATAGATATCTCATCAAATATCTTGGATGTTGATAAAACCAAATTAACAGTGGCGCAAAGCGAAGCATTGCATTCTTTTGATAAAATTAATGTTTTGGCATTCAAATTGAATGATAAGAACAAATCACAGTTTGAGGCAGAACGTGCTAAAGTGAATTTGATTCTCAAAGACCCAAAGTACCAACAGTTGATGAAGTTTAATTCAGGAAAACAAGGCGCTTCTGTAACCTACGTGGGAGCTGATGATCATATCAATGAATTTGTATTGTTTGCCAATAAAAACGATGCTGGTTTTGCAGTGGTTAGAGTCTTAGGCAAAGACATGAATCCGACCAATATTATGAATATGATTTCAGTTTTGAAAGAATCCAAAATTGACTTGGAACAATTAAAACCGTTGCAGGAATTAATCAAGAAATAGGTTAATATTTCAGTAATTTAAAAAAGCGTTTCGATAGTTTTCGGGACGCTTTTTTAGTATTATGTAGTTTTGTCTTTTAGATACTCAACCCAATCATTTTGAGTATTTAAATTTTTAAGAATACAAGAATCATTTACTGAAATAGTTGTAATATTCGAAGGATTTATTTTCTTGATTTCTAAATCCAATCGGCTGTTTTCTTCTGTAGGATCAAGTAAAAGTAATCGTTCCCAAAAATTAGAATGTAACTTTATAGGATGACCATTTTTACCTTCAAAATTAGGAAGTACAATTTGATTCTTAGTTTCTATAATAGTTTGCAATTCGGCGGTGATTAATATCGGAACATCAATTGGATTAATCAATACCGATTTGTTTTTGGGTATTTGTTGTAAAACTGTTTGTAAGGTTGAGAGAGAACCTAGTTCTGGATTTTTGTTAGTGATAACTTTAATCTGGATTTTTTTATAGAAAACCAAAAATGACTGTGCTTCTTTTAATGAAGGTATCTTGTCGATGTATTCTTGGGAATGATAACCCAATCCAATATAAACTTCCGGTATTGTTGAGTTTGCAATTCGTTCAATTTGTTCCAAAATCCAATAGCTACTTTGGTATTGAAGTAATCCTTTTGCAACACCCATTCTTTCAGATTTGCCTCCTGCCAATAACACAAAAACAGTATCATTTTCCATAATATGCTTTCAATAATTCAGATGCGATGCTTATCGCAATTTCTTTGGGTGAATTGCCTCCTAAATCCAATCCAATCGGGCAATGAACAGGAGAAATTCCAGCCTTAAAATTCAATTCATTTAGTAACAGATTATTGAATTTATTCTTCTTGGTTTTACTGCCAATTAATCCAATGTATTTGGTTTGCTCATGCAATGCCAAAGCAGTAATTTCAAAATCAAGTTTATGATCGTGGGTCAATACAACTACATAGCAATTGGGTCCCCAGTTTACAGTCTGTTTATAATGATCAAACGGAATGTCACTATAATTAACTGTTGAATCAATTTCAATAGTTTCTTTCCAATTTTCTCTGGTATCAAGAAGTGTAGTTGCAAAAGGAGTATCTTTTAAAACCTGACAAATAGCAACACCAATATGTCCTGCACCAAAGATGTATAATTCTGGGGATTGATTCATGGGTTCAATAATTAATTCTACTTTTCCGCCACAGCATTGTTCAAATTCTGGGCCTAATGTATAATTGCATTCTAAAATTTTATTTTCTCGAATAGCTCGGATTGCCTCATCGATTACTTGAAATTCTAATTTACCTCCGCCAATGGTTCCAAATATTTCTTTTTGTGGAGTAACAATCATTTTTGAAGCTACTTTACACGGAGCCGAACCAAGAATTTTGGTAACAGTAACAAGTGCAATAGGTTTCTTTTTGCTTTTAAATTCGTGTAATAGCTCAATCCAATTGTTCATTAAAAGTAAATATTCGTTTAGAAATTTTATTAGTTGTGCGAATAAAGGACTTAAATTCTAACTAATTTATTTTAAGTTATAAATCCTAACAGGTTTTAAAAACCTGTTAGGTATGTTTTAGATTGTTATAATTTTACTTTAACTCTTTATTCGTATTTGTCAAGCTGCTAAACAAGATCATAATCGCTTAAAGGCAGATTGTAATAGCGTTTTCCTGTTAGTTTAAAAATAGCATTGATAATAGCTGGAGCAATTACAGGAACGCCAGGTTCACCTACTCCAGTTGGTTTCTCGGTACTTTCAACAATTTCTACATGAACCTTCGGGATTTCATTCATGCGAATCACTCGGTAATCACTATAACTGTTTTGCTCAATGGCGCCATCCTTAGCCGTTATTTTTCCGTAGTAAGCAATAGACATTCCAAAGATAGCTGCGCCCTCTAGTTGGGCTTTTATGGTGTTTTTATTAACAGCCGTTCCACAATCAATAACAGTATATACATTATGAACCTTTACTTTGTCATCCACCATCGATACTTCAACTATCGAAGCAACATACGAATGAAAACTATAATGAACAGCCAAACCATAAGCATGTCCTTTGGGTAATGGTTTCCCCCAATTAGCATTTTTAGCAGCCTGTTTCAAAACATGTTTTAAACGTGTCGTATCATATTTTATAGGATCCTTAGTATCTTCTATACGATCAGTACCTATTAATTTAAGTCTGAATTCTAGCGGATCCTCTTTAGCAGCATATGCCAATTCATCAGCAAATACATTGATAGAAAAACCATGTAGAATATTAATTACAGACCGCATCCAGCCAATTCGTACCATGGCAGGAGCCTGTCCTGATTCTATTTTGAAATTTTTTATATCAAAAGGAACACCAGCAGCACTAGAGGCTTCCCATCCTGCCGGATATTCAGTTCCAGGCTGAAAAGTTGACATAATCGAAGGAAAAGCCGATCGATGAAGCCAGCCCGAAACATTGCCTTGTGCGTCCAAAGATGCTTTCATGTATTGCGCACTTACGGTATGATAATAACCATGTTTTATATCATCTTCTCGGGTCCAGACAACTTGTACAGGAGCTTTGATAGCTTTCGAAATCATAACTGCTTCCACAATATAATCGGGTTTTGATTTTCGGCCAAAACCACCTCCCAAAAAAGTAACATTTACCGTTACTTTATTTGCAGTAGTTCCTAGGTAGGCTACAACTTCATCTCGTGCATCCTGCGGAGATTGTGTAGGCACCCAAACTTCGCAACTGTCTCCTTGAACCCATGCTACTGCATTAGGGACTTCCATCGGAGCATGAGCCAAATGAGGTAATTGAAAAGTACTTTCAATAACTTTCGTAGCTTCACTAAAAGCTTTATTTACATCACCAATTTCTTTTTCAACTTTTCCAGTGGTATGAACTCTTTCAGTTAATTCTACCATGTATTTCTCCGAATCATAGCCTTCATTTTTGCCGTAATTCCATTGAATTTCCAGCGCAGCTTTCCCTTTAAACGCCGCCCAGGTATTGGTAGCAATCACAGCAACACCTCCCAAAGGACCAAAAGGTTTTTCAATTCTTGGAATTTCAATCACATCCTCTACACCCTTAATTTTTATTGCAGCGGTTTTGTCAAATGATTTAACGGTACCAAAAGTAACAGGACATCTCGCTATCGCTACAACTTTCATATTAGGCAGGCGTTTATCGATTCCATAAACTGCGCTTCCATTGGCAAAATCTTTTACATCGATACTTTTTAGATTCTTGCCTATGTATTTAAAATCTTTTGGATTTTTATAAGTAATAGTAGTTGGAACAGGAAGCGTTGTCACTACATCAACCAATTCTCCAAAACCAATTTTTTTACCGCTAGAATGAGTAATAAAATGGTTTTGAGCGATACATTCACTTTCAGGAACCTGCCATTTTTTTGCAGCTGCAGTTATTAGCATCATGCGGGTCATGGCACCCATTTTTCGCATCGTATCATAAAAATCGATTATACTTCGCGAGCCATCTGTATTTTGATCACCATATTTTGCATCACCAACAGCTTGTTTAACCGAAACTCTATTCCAGTCAGCTTCCATTTCATCTGCAACAACAGAGGTCAAAGAAGTTCGCACCCCATTACCCATTTCAGAACGGGCAGCTACAATAACAAGACTTCCATCCGAATTTAATTGTACAAACAAATTAGGATTAAATTCTGTTAGACTTCCCTCTATTATATCATTAGCAAGTAAACTATGATTACAACCTAAGATTAAACCACCCGATGCCAATCCTACGTTTCTGATAAAAACTCTACGGCTTAAATTTTGAATTTCACTCATGATTTGCGTTGTTTTTTAACTTCGACAGTATGTTTAATAGCACTCTTAATGCGTTGATAAGTACCACAACGGCAAATATTGCCACTCATAGCATCATCAATATCAGTATCCGAAGGATTTTTATTCGAATTAAGTAAAGAAGTAGCAGTTATTAATTGTCCAGGCTGGCAATACCCACATTGCGGAACATTAAATTCCTCCCAAGATTTTTGTAATAACTGTAAATTTTCCGAAGTCCCTTCAATCGTGGTAATGTTCTTGCCAACCACCATCTCAACAGGAGTCAGGCAAGAGTAAGTCGCAACATTGTCCACAAGTACTTTGCAGGCGCCACAAGCACCTATCCCACATCCAAATTTGGTACCAGTAAGACCAATGATATCTCTAATCGCCCAAAGCAAAGGCATTTCGGGATCAACATCAATAGTATGTTTCTTTTTGTTTATGAGTAGTGTAGTCATTTCGAATTCAATTTTACAATTAAGAAGTTGAAAGTTATGACTTTTTTTATAATTTATAATTTAATTTTATCAAGGAGATAAATCAGTCTTTCGAATATTTTAGAGCAGAAAATTCACTTCATAAGGAGCTATTTCCAGCTATCCGCTATATCTTTTTATCCCGAAAAAAATCGGGACAAAAAGGATGCCGCTACTATCTGGGCTAGGGCATCTGTTTTCATAAGGAGTTTTTTATAATTTATAGCCTTATTTTTATAATTTAGCGAAATAATAAAAAGCTGGCTTATATCGCGAAGCCTCCATTATTTGGATGTATTTGTGTTATTTATTAAGCATATTTATAAATACCAACAATTATAAACACCCATGAATTTAAAATTAAAATTTTTCTTTGGAGTTGTTATTATGACTTCTATTTTACTTGGATTAGGTATTAAATCTTGTTCTAAAAAACAAAATATTCCAACTTCCACAAGTAATAATTATGACTTAATTTTGACTGAACGTGAAAACGCTTCTGCAGAAAAAGAAACAAATTATCTTGGACAGTTAATTAATACTATCTCGTTCAATGTTAAAACTGACAACACAGAATTTGAAAATGGGATTCAAAGTTGGGCTAGTATTGAAAAACCTCAAAATGATTTAAAAAATCTAATTGATAGGAATCAGATTGTAATCAATGAAGATAAGATAACGGTAATAATTGATTACCCTTTAAAAAATGAATATCGTTTTGATCTAAAATCAGCAAATGGATTTGATCGAGAAAAACTTCTTTTAGAAATAAGTAAGCACTATTACGAACTATATGAGGAAGAAGAAAAAACCGCAACGGTAAAAACTTTACCAATGGAAAAGAGAACAATGTATAACAGAAACGAAACGAATGGCAAATATGGTGTGTGGGGACATGATATTGCTGACTTGGTTTTAACCGATATATTTGTTTATAAAAATAAATCTGGAAAAATTATTTTGGCTTTAAATGTTGATTCATAACAACTACTGCCAACAGCTTTCTGAGATTGTGTTTTCAGGCTTAATTTAAAGATGGTTTTGTACTTAAAAAATTTGTGCATAATTGAAGAAATTAGAATCTTTAATCCCTAGTTTCTCCAATTGCCAGAAAGTTAACAGACATTTTAAGAAAATACTATGAGAAGAATACTCGTTTGCTTTATATTTTGGACAACAATTAGTTTTGGACAAAACCTTGACACAATTAAAAAAATAGAAATTTCTTATGGATATGGAGACCAATGTTTTCCTAGAAATGGAATTTATTCACGGTCAGAGAAATTTACTTTTGAAAAATCTGAATCTGAAATTTTCTATTTAACAAGTTGTAAAAAGTTTTGGGACAAGTCACAAAAAAAAGCGACAGTATTTAGTAAAGATTCTTTAGTAAAGGTTCTTCAAAAAAGAATTAAATCAAGCCTTATTACTGACTTAATAGTAAACGTAAATGCCAATAAAGAAAATTTCTCCTTTGAATTTTTAAAGTCAAGATTGAATGAACCAACCAAAAGGCAAATAAAAAAAATAGCTCGAAAAAGAGATTTATACTTTAAAATTGAATGTTATGGATTATTTGATTGCGAAAATAGAAATAAGGTAATCAATTCGCTAAAACATTTTGAGCACTTTGATAAATTTGTTTCATCCTTAAACTTGTCATCTAACCAAATGGTTGTGATTGGATATAGTAACACTGCTCGAATCACATTATTCTCTGAGAAGAATTTTGTCACTTATGAATTTTCTTTTATAAATAATAATATTGGACAGCCTATCTTAAAAAATTATAATAAAAATTATTTGGACAGATATGGTTTTGTAAATCTGGAAGCAAATGAAATTATACAAGAAATAATTCCTAGAAAATCAATGACATTCAAAACATTCGATTTGAATAGAGTGACTGATGATTATATTAATTGGTACTTGCAGAATTATAAATAAAAAAAACGTCTACAAGCAGCTATTTCGCTACATCGAGGTTTTAGGTTTAATTTATATCCACCCTTCTTATTCTTTAAAAAACAAACCATCTTAAAAACTGAAGCACTATAAATATCCTTCCAGTTGTAATATCTATTTCAAACCCTTTATACTTATAGTGTACATGTAATTTGTTTCATACGGAGCGTCTCAATAAACAACAGCAACATAACTTGTGTGTGGATGAAGACTTAAAATAAAAAAGCAGTAATAAAAGGCATGATTAATTCCCTTTTATTACTGCTTTTTTATATTCTGTGACCACGGTGGGATTTGAACCCACACGCCCTTACGAGCACCACCCCCTCAAGATGGCAAGTCTACCGTTTCTCCACGTGGCCTAAAATGAGTAGAGACGTTGCACTGCAACGTCTCTACGATTTTTGTGACCCGACTGGGGCTCGAACCCAGGACCCCATCATTAAAAGTGATGTGCTCTACCAACTGAGCTATCGAGTCATTGATTCAAGAAACTTATGCTTTGATCACATAATTTGTGACCCGACTGGGGCTCGAACCCAGGACCCCATCATTAAAAGTGATGTGCTCTACCAACTGAGCTATCGAGTCATTTCGTTTCTTGAATGCGGGTGCAAATATAAGGACTTTTTTTTGAAGTTTCCAAGCAATTTTATTATAAATTTGTCTTTTTTTAATTAAAATTCTTAACGCCTTAGTATGTAAGGTCTTATTCAAATGAAAAAAATTATATTATTAGGTTATATGGGTTGCGGTAAGTCAACAATTGCCCAAAAACTTTCAGGAATGATATCAATTCCATATGTTGATTTGGATGAATATATCGAAGAAAAAGTAAAAATGTCTATAAAAGATATTTTTGAAAGCCATGGCGAAATCCATTTTCGAAAATTAGAACACACTTATTTTCTCGAATTATTAAATTCCCCCGATGAAATTATTATCGGTTTAGGAGGAGGAACACCATGTTATGCAAATAATCATGAGTTATTAATAGGGGTGGGTAAAACTTCTATTTACTTAAAAGCATCTATTGATACATTATTTAATAGATTGGCGCCTAATAAGAGTAAAAGACCCCTTATTGCAGATAAAAGTGAAGAAGAGATGAAGGAGTTTATAGCCAAACATCTTTTTGATAGAAGTTTTTATTACAATCACGCACAACACAAAGTGACTGTCGATAATAAATCAATAGAGGAAACAGTAAATGATATTTTAAATCTATTAGCTTAGACTGGCATAACTATCGCCATCATTGTTAAAAACAACATCTACATGTTCTAATAGAGAAGTAGAAAGTGATATTCCTTTAAAATCGGCTTTAATCGGAAATTTTTTGTGGTTTCTATCAACAAGAACAACGGTTTTAAACTTTTTTAAAGGAACATCCAAGAAATGTCTAACAGCATATATTAACGTAGTTCCAGAACTCAATACATCATCTACCAATATTAAACCCTTATTACTGTATTCCTCCTTTGTCAAAGAAGTCGTTATAGGAAGTTCAGGATTTTGTTTATCAGTATGTACTTCACATAAAGAAATCTTAATCGATGAAATTGAAGTCAGTGCTTGAGCAATTTTTTCGGCAAAAATAAAACCATTAGTCGTAATTCCGGCAATCACAATTTCTTCTTCTTCTACAAAAGTTTCATAGATCTGATAAGCTATCCTTTTAGTAGTGTGTTCTATTTGTTGATTGGTAAGAATTATGTTTTTGCTCATGGCGTATTATGTTTTGTTTGTTCAAAGATAAAAAAGTTAGCCGAAATTGAAATCATTTATTCAAGTTCTAAGTCCAAAACTTAAAAAGAGAATTTTATTCAGTTTCCTCTTCATCAGTAATGTCGTTTCCGAATTCATCAATGTCTCTTCGGTCTTTTTTGGTTGGTCTTCCTGTTCCTGTTTTTCTATAATGCTCTTTAGATAATTTTAATAATTCTAAGTGAGCATAAACTTCGGCAGGAGTTTCGTTTTTTCGATAAATATCAACGAGTTTGGCGCCCACTCGGTTCTCGGGGATATCTAATACGGTTATGATCTGTGTGATTTGGTCTTTTCTAAAAGTAATCTTGTCTGTAGGAAAAACTTCTTTCGAAGGTTTGGCAACAATACCATTTACTGTGATATGGTTTTTTTTACAAGCTTCGGTTACCATGTTTCTGGTTTTGTAATACCGAACACACCATAAATATTTGTCTATTCTCATGAATTTTCTAAAATCGGAGTTAAATACTTTACAAAAGTAAATCATTAATGTATATTTGTGGCTTAAACTATACCTAATAATGAGCAAAATTAAGTTTTATTTTATTGTTTCGATGGCAATGATTGCAATAAGTTCTTGTAATAAAAATGATGATAATATTGAAATAACCCCACCGAGAGATCTTGCAGAACAATACAAGGTGGATATAGTAGCTATTGAAGATTATTTGAATACAAGTTATCTTAAAGAAGTAGTAGATGCACCAGGTACTCCTGAAGATCAGGATGTAATTCTTGCTAAAATTCCTGCTGGTGAAACCCATCCTTCATTAATGTCTTATTTAGATAGTCCTACACTTCCAAGATTGACCAGTAGGATTGTTCATATTGGGGATGTTGATTATAAAGTATATACGTTATTAATCAGAGAAG
The Flavobacterium sp. 5 DNA segment above includes these coding regions:
- a CDS encoding DUF4252 domain-containing protein; translation: MKIVLFLITLIGSLVLGSCNSEPTLQKYFVENTENKNFIAIDISSNILDVDKTKLTVAQSEALHSFDKINVLAFKLNDKNKSQFEAERAKVNLILKDPKYQQLMKFNSGKQGASVTYVGADDHINEFVLFANKNDAGFAVVRVLGKDMNPTNIMNMISVLKESKIDLEQLKPLQELIKK
- a CDS encoding NTP transferase domain-containing protein, whose translation is MENDTVFVLLAGGKSERMGVAKGLLQYQSSYWILEQIERIANSTIPEVYIGLGYHSQEYIDKIPSLKEAQSFLVFYKKIQIKVITNKNPELGSLSTLQTVLQQIPKNKSVLINPIDVPILITAELQTIIETKNQIVLPNFEGKNGHPIKLHSNFWERLLLLDPTEENSRLDLEIKKINPSNITTISVNDSCILKNLNTQNDWVEYLKDKTT
- the xdhC gene encoding xanthine dehydrogenase accessory protein XdhC yields the protein MNNWIELLHEFKSKKKPIALVTVTKILGSAPCKVASKMIVTPQKEIFGTIGGGKLEFQVIDEAIRAIRENKILECNYTLGPEFEQCCGGKVELIIEPMNQSPELYIFGAGHIGVAICQVLKDTPFATTLLDTRENWKETIEIDSTVNYSDIPFDHYKQTVNWGPNCYVVVLTHDHKLDFEITALALHEQTKYIGLIGSKTKKNKFNNLLLNELNFKAGISPVHCPIGLDLGGNSPKEIAISIASELLKAYYGK
- a CDS encoding xanthine dehydrogenase family protein molybdopterin-binding subunit, with the translated sequence MSEIQNLSRRVFIRNVGLASGGLILGCNHSLLANDIIEGSLTEFNPNLFVQLNSDGSLVIVAARSEMGNGVRTSLTSVVADEMEADWNRVSVKQAVGDAKYGDQNTDGSRSIIDFYDTMRKMGAMTRMMLITAAAKKWQVPESECIAQNHFITHSSGKKIGFGELVDVVTTLPVPTTITYKNPKDFKYIGKNLKSIDVKDFANGSAVYGIDKRLPNMKVVAIARCPVTFGTVKSFDKTAAIKIKGVEDVIEIPRIEKPFGPLGGVAVIATNTWAAFKGKAALEIQWNYGKNEGYDSEKYMVELTERVHTTGKVEKEIGDVNKAFSEATKVIESTFQLPHLAHAPMEVPNAVAWVQGDSCEVWVPTQSPQDARDEVVAYLGTTANKVTVNVTFLGGGFGRKSKPDYIVEAVMISKAIKAPVQVVWTREDDIKHGYYHTVSAQYMKASLDAQGNVSGWLHRSAFPSIMSTFQPGTEYPAGWEASSAAGVPFDIKNFKIESGQAPAMVRIGWMRSVINILHGFSINVFADELAYAAKEDPLEFRLKLIGTDRIEDTKDPIKYDTTRLKHVLKQAAKNANWGKPLPKGHAYGLAVHYSFHSYVASIVEVSMVDDKVKVHNVYTVIDCGTAVNKNTIKAQLEGAAIFGMSIAYYGKITAKDGAIEQNSYSDYRVIRMNEIPKVHVEIVESTEKPTGVGEPGVPVIAPAIINAIFKLTGKRYYNLPLSDYDLV
- a CDS encoding (2Fe-2S)-binding protein, yielding MTTLLINKKKHTIDVDPEMPLLWAIRDIIGLTGTKFGCGIGACGACKVLVDNVATYSCLTPVEMVVGKNITTIEGTSENLQLLQKSWEEFNVPQCGYCQPGQLITATSLLNSNKNPSDTDIDDAMSGNICRCGTYQRIKSAIKHTVEVKKQRKS
- a CDS encoding shikimate kinase; protein product: MKKIILLGYMGCGKSTIAQKLSGMISIPYVDLDEYIEEKVKMSIKDIFESHGEIHFRKLEHTYFLELLNSPDEIIIGLGGGTPCYANNHELLIGVGKTSIYLKASIDTLFNRLAPNKSKRPLIADKSEEEMKEFIAKHLFDRSFYYNHAQHKVTVDNKSIEETVNDILNLLA
- a CDS encoding phosphoribosyltransferase family protein; this translates as MSKNIILTNQQIEHTTKRIAYQIYETFVEEEEIVIAGITTNGFIFAEKIAQALTSISSIKISLCEVHTDKQNPELPITTSLTKEEYSNKGLILVDDVLSSGTTLIYAVRHFLDVPLKKFKTVVLVDRNHKKFPIKADFKGISLSTSLLEHVDVVFNNDGDSYASLS
- a CDS encoding RNA-binding S4 domain-containing protein — translated: MRIDKYLWCVRYYKTRNMVTEACKKNHITVNGIVAKPSKEVFPTDKITFRKDQITQIITVLDIPENRVGAKLVDIYRKNETPAEVYAHLELLKLSKEHYRKTGTGRPTKKDRRDIDEFGNDITDEEETE